From the genome of Paludisphaera rhizosphaerae, one region includes:
- the tig gene encoding trigger factor has product MTPGEAHESTTVETSTEEPKRKLDLEVQVKDAGACKKHITITIPRAEIDRQYEESLGSLQKEAHVPGFRPGRAPKTLVVKRFKKQVADQVKSALLMESLEQVDRDYQLNPITQPKLDVAAIELPEEGPLAFDMEVEVRPEFPLPSYQGLKVKRPVRTVSDKDVDTQYERFLERYARIVPKLEGGAEIGDYVTADLTFFREDGSTLNEVKEIQFRLQPELRFQDGRISKMGEALTGAKPSDVREVEAELGTSIADPDLRGKTVKVKATIHDLKKVELPEVDHAFLESIGFESVDELREAVRDALVRRVEAQQRQAVRRQVLDALIEATPFDLPADLVSRQERSTASRLAMELREEGFSPEEVRARQAEIRANAHEMTLRSLKEFFILAKVAEAESIKVEDEDLEAEVEAMAERSGENVRRVRARVEKEGLADALATQILERRALDHILKSVEYEDVAADEPEVAVETLDEAASPAPEAGEGEEAAASE; this is encoded by the coding sequence ATGACCCCTGGCGAAGCGCACGAGTCGACCACCGTCGAAACCTCGACTGAAGAGCCGAAGCGGAAGCTCGATCTCGAAGTCCAGGTCAAGGACGCCGGCGCCTGCAAGAAGCATATCACGATTACGATCCCTCGGGCGGAAATCGACCGCCAATATGAGGAATCGCTGGGAAGCCTCCAGAAGGAGGCTCACGTTCCCGGTTTCCGCCCTGGACGAGCCCCCAAGACGCTCGTCGTCAAGCGGTTCAAAAAGCAGGTGGCCGATCAGGTCAAGTCCGCACTCCTGATGGAGTCGCTGGAGCAGGTCGATCGCGACTATCAGCTGAATCCGATCACCCAGCCCAAGCTGGACGTCGCCGCCATCGAACTTCCCGAAGAAGGCCCCCTCGCCTTCGACATGGAGGTCGAGGTTCGGCCCGAGTTCCCGCTCCCCAGCTATCAGGGCCTGAAGGTCAAGCGGCCCGTCCGAACGGTCTCCGATAAGGACGTCGACACCCAGTACGAGCGCTTCCTTGAGCGCTACGCCCGGATCGTCCCCAAGCTTGAAGGCGGGGCCGAGATCGGCGACTACGTCACGGCCGACCTGACGTTCTTCCGCGAAGACGGCTCGACGCTCAACGAGGTCAAGGAAATCCAGTTCCGCCTGCAGCCCGAGCTGCGGTTCCAGGACGGCCGGATCTCCAAGATGGGTGAGGCGCTCACGGGTGCCAAGCCCAGCGACGTCCGCGAGGTCGAGGCCGAGCTCGGCACCTCGATCGCCGACCCCGATCTCCGCGGCAAGACCGTGAAGGTCAAGGCGACGATCCACGACCTCAAGAAGGTCGAGCTGCCCGAAGTCGACCACGCTTTCCTGGAGTCGATCGGTTTCGAGAGCGTCGACGAGCTGCGTGAAGCCGTCCGCGACGCCCTTGTCCGCCGGGTCGAAGCCCAGCAGCGGCAGGCCGTCCGTCGCCAGGTGCTCGACGCTCTGATCGAAGCCACCCCGTTCGACCTCCCCGCCGACCTGGTCTCGCGCCAGGAGCGGAGCACCGCCAGCCGTCTGGCGATGGAGCTTCGCGAGGAAGGCTTCTCGCCCGAGGAAGTCCGGGCCCGTCAGGCAGAAATCCGGGCCAACGCCCATGAGATGACCCTCCGCTCCCTCAAGGAGTTCTTCATCCTCGCCAAGGTCGCCGAGGCCGAGAGCATCAAGGTCGAGGACGAGGACCTGGAGGCTGAAGTGGAGGCCATGGCCGAACGCTCCGGCGAGAACGTCCGCCGCGTCCGCGCCCGGGTCGAAAAGGAAGGCCTCGCCGACGCCCTGGCCACCCAGATTCTCGAACGTCGGGCCCTCGATCACATCCTCAAGTCGGTCGAGTACGAGGACGTCGCCGCCGACGAGCCCGAAGTCGCCGTCGAGACCCTCGACGAGGCTGCCAGCCCCGCGCCTGAGGCCGGGGAAGGCGAAGAGGCCGCCGCGTCGGAATAA
- a CDS encoding FHA domain-containing protein, which produces MKYTLQVLKGRSDVTALRLIDGVNSVGRHDDCVIRIRSSQVSRRHCEIFEADDRLVVRDLGSSNGTFVNGLRVLGQQPLKPGDVITIGGVALRVDPIGGHVPAAAAVVAPASGGDTTDADALIDDEVEIVDAIEIDEPDDFEISADVAEIEPDDFVLSDAIPLEEEPAPPPPPPAPVEGKKKKKKKAKEETVDASAEPEGEQDDAVAQFLMDLKLDEND; this is translated from the coding sequence ATGAAGTACACACTCCAGGTGCTCAAGGGTCGGAGCGACGTCACCGCCCTCAGGCTGATCGACGGCGTCAACAGCGTGGGACGCCACGACGACTGCGTGATCCGCATTCGGTCGTCTCAGGTGAGCCGTCGTCATTGTGAGATCTTCGAGGCCGACGACCGCCTGGTCGTGCGCGACCTGGGGAGTTCCAACGGGACGTTCGTCAACGGTCTGCGCGTGCTGGGGCAGCAGCCGCTGAAGCCGGGAGACGTGATCACCATCGGAGGCGTCGCCCTGAGGGTCGACCCGATCGGCGGCCACGTCCCGGCGGCCGCGGCGGTGGTCGCGCCTGCGTCGGGCGGCGATACGACCGACGCCGACGCGCTCATCGACGACGAGGTGGAGATCGTCGACGCGATCGAGATCGACGAGCCCGACGATTTCGAGATCTCCGCGGACGTCGCCGAGATCGAGCCCGACGACTTCGTGCTCAGCGACGCCATCCCCCTTGAAGAGGAGCCCGCTCCTCCCCCGCCTCCTCCGGCTCCGGTCGAGGGCAAGAAGAAGAAAAAGAAGAAGGCCAAGGAAGAAACCGTCGACGCTTCCGCCGAACCCGAGGGCGAGCAAGACGACGCGGTCGCTCAGTTCTTGATGGATCTCAAGCTCGACGAAAACGATTGA
- a CDS encoding S24 family peptidase, which yields MARRKTLPESLRAKLDLAERLALLRLELFGERGGPEMARRLGIPVRTWYNYEGGVTVPAEVVLKIIELTSVEPTWLLRGKGPKFRPAGRDDRSDGPPTMMVGALLRTALQLLEGEASPELGTATARFLESEKSLVDSTDDDEDDEDDDKEISSHRGGPDELRAGRGEREWLEARREGRCLTVPDAAMEPVLPRGAMVAYTSEEESARELDGRMVAAWIDGQPMVRWFQDLGDHGLLRAQDPAERPFQVNLDDELPRIRRILWIEAVR from the coding sequence ATGGCTCGTCGCAAAACCCTGCCGGAATCGTTGCGGGCCAAACTTGACCTCGCGGAGCGGCTCGCTCTGTTGCGTCTGGAATTGTTCGGCGAGCGGGGCGGTCCAGAGATGGCCCGTCGCCTGGGGATTCCGGTTCGCACCTGGTACAACTACGAAGGCGGGGTGACGGTTCCGGCCGAGGTCGTGCTCAAGATTATCGAGCTGACGTCGGTGGAGCCGACCTGGCTGCTGCGAGGCAAGGGCCCGAAGTTCCGCCCGGCCGGTCGAGACGACCGCAGCGATGGACCGCCCACGATGATGGTCGGCGCCTTGTTGCGGACCGCCTTGCAGCTTCTGGAAGGAGAAGCCTCCCCCGAGTTGGGGACGGCGACGGCCCGGTTCCTGGAGTCCGAGAAGTCCCTGGTCGATTCGACCGACGACGACGAGGACGACGAGGACGACGACAAGGAGATCTCCTCGCATCGCGGCGGGCCGGATGAACTCCGCGCCGGTCGGGGTGAACGCGAGTGGCTGGAGGCTCGCCGCGAGGGCCGCTGTCTGACCGTTCCCGATGCGGCGATGGAGCCGGTCCTGCCGCGAGGGGCCATGGTCGCCTACACGTCCGAGGAAGAGTCGGCCCGAGAGCTCGACGGCCGAATGGTCGCGGCCTGGATCGACGGCCAGCCGATGGTCCGCTGGTTCCAGGACCTGGGCGACCACGGTTTGCTCCGCGCTCAGGACCCCGCCGAGCGGCCGTTCCAGGTCAATCTCGACGACGAGCTTCCGCGGATTCGCCGTATCCTCTGGATCGAGGCCGTGCGTTGA
- a CDS encoding P-II family nitrogen regulator encodes MAEFDDDPESQPAGHDDSVRTGRPMQIIALMKPFRAQAVLAALEEVEILGGVVREAMGYGRQKNRLNQYLGSEYNTSFLPKVELTVFVEEEHLAAAVKAITDHARTGRIGDGKILVLRCFHDYLAW; translated from the coding sequence ATGGCCGAGTTCGACGACGACCCCGAGTCTCAGCCCGCCGGCCACGACGATTCGGTCCGAACCGGCCGGCCCATGCAGATCATCGCCCTGATGAAGCCGTTCCGCGCCCAGGCCGTGCTGGCGGCGTTGGAAGAGGTGGAAATCCTCGGCGGCGTCGTCCGAGAGGCCATGGGGTACGGTCGACAGAAGAACCGGCTGAACCAGTACCTGGGAAGCGAGTACAACACCTCGTTCCTTCCCAAGGTGGAATTGACCGTGTTCGTGGAGGAGGAACACCTGGCGGCGGCGGTCAAGGCAATCACCGACCATGCGCGCACGGGGAGGATCGGCGACGGCAAGATCCTCGTACTGCGCTGCTTTCACGACTACCTAGCGTGGTAG
- a CDS encoding carbon storage regulator has protein sequence MLVLSRKALQSVVIGEEVRITVVRVEGNQVRIGIEAPQNVRILRGELLEAAEEGFANAELTLEVSTTS, from the coding sequence ATGTTGGTGCTCAGCCGCAAAGCGTTGCAGTCGGTGGTGATCGGCGAAGAGGTCCGGATCACCGTGGTGCGCGTCGAGGGAAATCAGGTCCGGATCGGGATCGAAGCCCCTCAGAACGTCCGGATCCTCCGCGGCGAGCTGCTTGAAGCGGCCGAGGAAGGCTTCGCGAACGCCGAACTGACGCTCGAGGTCTCGACGACCTCCTGA
- a CDS encoding DUF1570 domain-containing protein — protein MLFLAVGLPSTHADLIYFRSGGRIQAKAVVAGGNVEIEVGGRPFAFRPEDFEKRVEGFIPAAEWEGRRRELASRTPAERFAGAWWALENGLVDEAVEELRRIHEAAPDHEPTRRMVAVADRLKSPCEDPNFEPFRQALGVPMRVARGSHVVLLHQHPEDEATERVAFLERVTTAFHLVFAGAGLSLETPRRRLVFAWFEDKSDYRAFLVSHDAGAFASTRGYFHPTWNAVLIYDARSSDLQRQDRATFAKRREELAVFRTSLEKLPANGRFRVSLSGERPRVMGRTEARPLADRLERDVRRGELLLEAERRAYDEGITAHEMVHLLAADSGLLPRHDAFPLWLQEGLAMQFEVVRGGRWAGIGRPHDIRLPDWRKIHPAPALEPLLQDGGLGRGYSRDPYVASWALVYFLRARKGDQFIRFLDLLRGPETVPSQEAFRRAFGDDLASLEREWREYLAAAQTPLEHHQPHPPTPLEIRPAD, from the coding sequence TTGCTATTTCTGGCGGTCGGCCTCCCTTCGACTCACGCCGACTTGATCTATTTCCGGAGTGGCGGGCGCATCCAGGCCAAGGCCGTGGTGGCGGGGGGGAACGTGGAGATCGAGGTCGGCGGCCGGCCGTTCGCTTTCCGACCGGAGGATTTCGAGAAGCGGGTCGAGGGTTTCATCCCGGCTGCCGAGTGGGAAGGCCGGCGACGAGAGCTGGCGTCCCGGACGCCTGCCGAACGTTTCGCTGGCGCGTGGTGGGCTTTGGAGAACGGCCTGGTGGACGAGGCCGTCGAGGAGCTGAGGCGAATTCACGAGGCGGCACCCGACCACGAACCGACGAGGAGGATGGTCGCGGTGGCGGACCGGTTGAAATCGCCCTGCGAGGATCCCAACTTCGAGCCGTTCCGCCAGGCGCTGGGAGTGCCGATGCGGGTCGCGCGAGGTTCGCACGTCGTCCTTTTGCACCAGCATCCGGAAGACGAGGCGACGGAGCGGGTCGCGTTTCTGGAGCGGGTGACAACGGCTTTTCACCTCGTTTTCGCCGGCGCTGGGCTCTCGTTGGAGACGCCCCGGCGTCGCCTAGTTTTCGCCTGGTTCGAGGACAAGAGCGACTATCGAGCGTTTCTCGTCTCACATGACGCGGGAGCCTTCGCCTCGACCCGGGGCTATTTCCACCCGACCTGGAACGCCGTGCTCATCTACGACGCCCGCTCCAGCGACCTTCAGCGCCAGGATCGGGCGACGTTCGCGAAGCGTCGCGAGGAACTGGCGGTGTTTCGGACCTCGCTGGAGAAACTGCCGGCCAACGGCCGGTTTCGGGTATCCCTCTCAGGCGAGCGGCCTCGCGTTATGGGCCGCACCGAGGCTCGCCCCCTGGCTGACCGCCTCGAACGGGACGTCCGGCGCGGGGAGCTGTTGCTGGAAGCCGAGCGACGGGCCTACGACGAGGGGATCACGGCCCACGAGATGGTCCACCTGCTCGCCGCCGACAGCGGGCTGCTGCCGCGACACGACGCCTTCCCGCTCTGGCTCCAGGAGGGACTGGCGATGCAGTTCGAGGTCGTCCGAGGCGGACGATGGGCGGGGATCGGCCGTCCCCACGACATCCGCCTCCCCGACTGGCGGAAGATCCACCCAGCGCCCGCTTTGGAGCCGCTGCTCCAGGATGGCGGCCTTGGCCGGGGCTACAGCCGCGATCCTTACGTCGCGTCCTGGGCGCTCGTCTATTTCCTCCGCGCTCGCAAGGGGGACCAGTTCATCCGATTCCTCGATCTCCTCCGCGGCCCCGAAACCGTCCCATCCCAGGAAGCCTTTCGGCGAGCCTTCGGCGACGACCTCGCCTCGCTGGAACGTGAGTGGCGGGAATACCTTGCCGCCGCACAGACGCCTCTGGAACATCACCAACCGCACCCGCCCACTCCCTTGGAAATCCGTCCTGCGGATTGA
- a CDS encoding DUF1801 domain-containing protein, with the protein MPGGKKPTAKESAKPSVKADPDTGAKPAIGAEASGLIDERLQSLGDWRAETLTEVRRLIHEADPDVVEEWKWMGTPVWSHAGNLCTGETYKQVVKLTFARGASVEDPHGLFNSSLVGNTRRAIDIREGETLNAAAFRALIKAAVAENLRSKSKPGAKAKAPGKAAGAIKKPESQNAAVPLLSGGNPQIAKADGDAPVQAYIAAMPDWKSDLGRRLDALIERTVPSVQKAVKWNSPFYGVENQGWFLSFHVFTRYVKVTFFKGTSLHPIPPGGTERSKEARWIDVYENDPLDEQQMEAWVKQAAETPGWLA; encoded by the coding sequence ATGCCTGGAGGCAAGAAGCCGACGGCCAAGGAATCAGCCAAGCCGAGTGTGAAAGCCGATCCGGACACCGGAGCGAAACCCGCGATCGGAGCAGAAGCCTCTGGGCTTATCGACGAGCGACTCCAGTCCCTCGGCGACTGGCGGGCCGAGACGCTCACCGAGGTCCGTCGCCTGATCCACGAGGCGGATCCGGACGTGGTAGAAGAGTGGAAATGGATGGGCACGCCCGTCTGGTCTCACGCTGGGAACCTCTGCACGGGAGAGACCTACAAACAGGTCGTCAAACTGACCTTCGCCCGAGGCGCTTCCGTCGAAGACCCGCACGGGCTCTTCAACTCCAGCCTGGTGGGGAACACCCGGCGGGCGATCGACATACGCGAGGGTGAAACGCTCAACGCCGCCGCGTTCAGGGCGTTGATCAAAGCCGCGGTTGCGGAGAACCTCCGGTCGAAATCCAAGCCAGGCGCGAAGGCCAAGGCTCCCGGGAAGGCGGCTGGGGCGATCAAGAAGCCCGAAAGCCAAAACGCTGCGGTCCCTCTCCTGTCGGGCGGCAACCCTCAGATCGCCAAGGCGGACGGCGACGCTCCCGTCCAGGCTTATATCGCCGCGATGCCCGACTGGAAAAGCGACCTCGGGAGACGACTCGATGCGCTGATCGAGCGGACCGTCCCGAGCGTGCAGAAGGCCGTGAAGTGGAACTCACCGTTCTACGGGGTTGAGAACCAGGGCTGGTTCCTGTCGTTCCACGTCTTCACGCGATACGTCAAAGTCACCTTCTTCAAGGGGACGTCCCTGCACCCAATCCCGCCCGGCGGGACGGAACGCAGCAAGGAGGCTCGCTGGATCGACGTCTACGAGAACGATCCGCTCGACGAGCAGCAGATGGAAGCCTGGGTGAAACAGGCCGCCGAAACGCCCGGCTGGCTTGCCTGA
- a CDS encoding carbohydrate binding domain-containing protein produces the protein MVRMKSWWGSAAVLAGALTAANVHAQDVGTPQPLKAGEGMIPFVLPWDDASAGVTNVSDLLPKPAGKDGPVQARNGHLYAGDRRVRFFGVNLCFGANFPSHDAADKLAARMAKFGINCVRFHHMDTSASPNGLVKADRKTIDPERLERLDYLIARLKEHGVYANLNLHVGRKYPDRPEWPGMPSYFKGIDNVDAAMIEDQKQYARDLLHHVNPYTKTRYADEPAVAIVEINNENALFQDWSGNRLDDMPDPYSADMQKRWNAFLTDKYKSDAAMRRAWSVKEVAKGPEILKNGSFDRDVAGWNFEQHSGKARHETTEGRLKLIVEQPAEQSWHIQFNQPGLRFKPDTPYTLRFRARTNEPAKLSINAMQAHAPWKQLWSVQQDLTSEWKTVEMVFRPAEADENGRISFSGLGDKKLTLEIDDVSLAEGGVMGLRPGEGLGKVAWLRHRDFGVRTPEAQSDWIRFLWKLEDDYWSGMYRFVKEDLGVKCVVLGTQMGWSPAPVQAKLDAIDSHSYWQHPRFPHRQWDQNDWTINNVPMAGRADGGTLPRLGLSRVVGKPFLCTEYNHSAPNTYGSETAPIIAAYAARQDWDAVFLFAYSHRGNDEWGTGRITSFFDVDQNPAKMATLPAAAAMFIRGDVPRATQTAIATPTTNDWIEASRLKGAWGLGGEAFGLTKEQALTRYVGISLGWHSPAEATEPDDGRTFAWQPGTDEKLGHLSIDAKRSKAFIGSIKAGPARLGDVTITPKPNRQDWAAVTLTAIDGPDFRSPGRILLTATGDAGNVGMKWRDAARTTIGTDWGKGSSLVEGIPAVIELPAAASKVRAWPLDEKGQRRLNAPLKAESAGEGSRITIGPEAKTLWYEIEIGR, from the coding sequence ATGGTTCGCATGAAGTCGTGGTGGGGAAGCGCGGCGGTGCTTGCTGGAGCGTTGACGGCGGCGAACGTCCACGCTCAGGACGTCGGAACGCCTCAGCCGTTGAAGGCCGGCGAGGGGATGATCCCCTTCGTCCTGCCGTGGGACGACGCCTCGGCGGGGGTGACGAACGTCAGCGACCTCTTGCCGAAGCCCGCCGGCAAGGACGGTCCGGTCCAGGCCCGAAACGGGCACCTTTACGCGGGGGACCGTCGAGTCCGTTTCTTCGGCGTCAACCTCTGCTTCGGGGCCAACTTCCCCAGCCACGACGCGGCCGACAAGCTCGCCGCGCGGATGGCCAAGTTTGGGATCAACTGCGTCCGGTTCCACCACATGGACACCTCCGCCTCGCCGAACGGTCTGGTGAAGGCCGACCGCAAGACGATCGACCCGGAGCGGTTGGAACGGCTCGACTACCTGATCGCCAGGCTCAAGGAGCACGGAGTCTACGCGAATCTCAACCTGCACGTCGGCCGCAAGTACCCCGATCGTCCCGAGTGGCCCGGCATGCCGAGCTACTTCAAGGGGATCGACAACGTCGACGCGGCGATGATCGAGGACCAGAAGCAGTACGCCCGCGACCTGCTCCACCACGTCAACCCCTACACCAAAACCCGATACGCCGACGAGCCGGCCGTCGCGATCGTCGAGATCAACAACGAGAACGCCCTCTTCCAGGACTGGTCCGGCAACCGCCTCGACGACATGCCCGACCCATACTCGGCCGACATGCAAAAGCGCTGGAACGCCTTCCTGACCGACAAATACAAGTCCGACGCCGCCATGCGCCGGGCTTGGTCGGTGAAGGAGGTCGCGAAGGGGCCGGAGATCCTCAAGAACGGCTCGTTCGACCGCGACGTCGCCGGCTGGAACTTCGAGCAGCACAGCGGCAAGGCCCGCCATGAGACGACCGAAGGCCGGCTGAAACTCATCGTCGAGCAACCCGCCGAACAATCGTGGCACATCCAGTTCAACCAGCCGGGTCTTCGCTTCAAGCCGGACACGCCCTACACCCTCCGTTTCCGGGCCCGCACCAACGAGCCGGCGAAGTTGTCCATCAATGCGATGCAGGCTCACGCTCCCTGGAAGCAGCTTTGGAGCGTCCAGCAGGACCTGACGTCCGAGTGGAAGACAGTGGAGATGGTCTTCCGCCCCGCCGAGGCCGACGAGAACGGGCGGATCTCGTTTTCGGGACTAGGAGACAAAAAGCTGACGCTGGAGATCGACGACGTCTCGCTGGCTGAGGGAGGCGTGATGGGCCTGCGACCGGGCGAGGGCCTCGGGAAGGTCGCGTGGCTCCGGCATCGCGATTTCGGCGTCCGCACGCCGGAAGCTCAGTCCGACTGGATCCGCTTCCTCTGGAAGCTGGAGGACGATTACTGGTCGGGCATGTATCGATTCGTCAAAGAAGATCTGGGCGTGAAGTGCGTGGTGCTGGGGACCCAGATGGGCTGGAGCCCCGCGCCGGTGCAGGCGAAGCTCGACGCGATCGATTCGCACTCGTACTGGCAGCACCCGAGGTTCCCACATCGCCAGTGGGACCAGAACGACTGGACGATCAACAACGTCCCGATGGCTGGTCGAGCCGACGGCGGCACACTGCCCCGCCTGGGTCTCTCGCGGGTAGTCGGCAAGCCGTTCCTCTGCACCGAGTACAATCACTCCGCGCCCAACACCTACGGCTCGGAGACGGCCCCGATCATCGCCGCCTATGCGGCGCGACAGGACTGGGACGCGGTCTTCCTGTTCGCCTACAGCCACCGCGGCAACGACGAGTGGGGAACCGGCCGAATCACGAGCTTTTTCGACGTGGACCAAAACCCCGCCAAGATGGCCACGCTCCCGGCCGCCGCCGCGATGTTCATCCGCGGCGACGTGCCGCGAGCCACGCAGACGGCGATCGCTACCCCCACCACGAACGACTGGATCGAAGCCAGCCGGCTCAAGGGTGCCTGGGGACTCGGCGGTGAGGCGTTCGGACTGACCAAGGAGCAGGCGCTGACGCGATACGTCGGGATTTCGCTCGGTTGGCATTCTCCAGCCGAAGCGACCGAACCCGACGACGGCCGGACCTTCGCCTGGCAGCCAGGCACCGACGAGAAGCTGGGGCACCTGTCGATCGACGCCAAGCGGTCCAAGGCATTCATCGGCTCAATCAAGGCCGGTCCGGCGCGACTGGGCGACGTGACGATCACCCCAAAGCCCAACCGCCAGGATTGGGCCGCCGTCACCCTGACCGCGATCGACGGCCCCGACTTCCGCTCCCCAGGCCGCATCCTGCTGACCGCCACCGGCGACGCCGGCAACGTCGGCATGAAGTGGCGCGACGCCGCCCGCACCACCATCGGCACAGATTGGGGCAAGGGTTCCTCCCTCGTCGAGGGAATCCCCGCCGTCATCGAGCTCCCGGCCGCCGCATCCAAGGTCAGAGCCTGGCCGCTCGACGAAAAAGGCCAACGCCGACTCAACGCCCCGCTCAAGGCCGAATCAGCCGGCGAAGGCTCAAGGATAACGATCGGGCCCGAGGCGAAGACCCTTTGGTACGAGATCGAGATCGGCCGCTGA
- a CDS encoding ECF-type sigma factor → MSSDGSITRLIGPLKEGDRETTRRLWDVYFDRLARLAQARLRGVARGAADEEDVVVSVFDSFFRRAEEGRFPQLRDRDDLWKMLFVLTVRKAINRVQHEGRQSRGGGRVRSLSELDDLDAFAPPALEPSPEIAAQMTEECRILLDRLGDPALRAVAVWKMEGYTNREIAEKLDCVEQTVERKLKSIRRIWAAEDSS, encoded by the coding sequence ATGTCTTCCGACGGCTCCATCACGCGATTGATAGGCCCTCTGAAAGAGGGGGACCGCGAGACGACCCGGCGGCTGTGGGATGTGTATTTCGACCGTCTTGCCCGTCTTGCCCAGGCTCGGCTCCGAGGGGTTGCGCGGGGGGCGGCCGACGAGGAGGACGTCGTCGTCAGCGTGTTCGACAGCTTCTTCCGTCGCGCCGAGGAAGGGCGGTTCCCCCAGCTTCGCGACCGCGACGACCTCTGGAAGATGCTGTTCGTCCTGACCGTGCGCAAGGCCATCAATCGGGTCCAACACGAAGGCCGTCAATCGCGCGGCGGGGGCCGAGTCCGAAGCCTGTCCGAGTTGGATGACCTCGACGCCTTCGCTCCGCCGGCTCTTGAACCTTCTCCCGAGATCGCCGCCCAGATGACCGAGGAATGCCGCATCCTGCTTGATCGACTCGGCGACCCCGCCCTCCGCGCGGTCGCCGTCTGGAAGATGGAGGGGTACACCAACCGCGAGATCGCCGAGAAACTCGATTGCGTCGAACAGACCGTCGAGCGCAAGCTGAAGTCCATACGACGCATCTGGGCCGCGGAGGATTCTTCTTGA